From Syntrophales bacterium:
ATCACCAAGCCAATTCCCCATTGCGCGGATCCGCCGATCATGGCGCCGACACCCAGGCTGTTCAGCAAAACAGGGGCAGCCTGCCGACCGCCGACAAAACTTATTAATCCGTCGCCCGCCATATATTTCACAAAAATCCCTCCTTCGCCGGAAGAGTACGCGAAAACCGCGCCGACACCCATAGAATCTATGACATTGCTCAGGGCAGAGTCTTCCAGCTCAGTTTTTAGCCTTTTTTTCAGTTCATAGCTCACATCGCGGGTGATTTCCATCCGATTCATGAGCAACCTGGCCTCAAACTCGATGGCTTCTCTGGTAAAACCGGCGGCAAAACAGTCAGCGGACAGAAAAGAGATTACCAGTATCATGCCTATATATAAGAAAATCAAACGTCTCATCGGTCAGCACCAACACATTCCTGAAAATATCAAACAAGCAGCCAGTATCTTTAAGATGACTTTTGCAGCGGAAAAACATACATGGCATCTTACTCAAACGGATTTTTGAAATCAATGAAATAGTTTTCCATTAAGCAATATCCGCTGGACAAACTAATTCATTTATGATGATATTTCCACCATGTGGCATTCAGTGAAGATAGTGGCAAACAACCTACTGTACTGGCTCGGGCGCAATTTTGGCATCTGGGTCATCCGGCTTGTGGCGTGGGTCATTGCGGCAGGCTATTTCTTTTTTGCTCCCCAGCGGGTGCGGGCCGGTCTTGCGTTTTATCGAGCGGCTTTTAACGATCGAGGCCGCCTGTTTCATCTGAACTGCGTCTGGCGGCAGTTCCACGATCAGGCGCAAAGCTACTGCGACGAAATTGCCTTTTCTTTCGGCGGTCCCTTGAATTACACGAACGAAGGCCGCGTTCATATAGAGGAGGCAGTCCGAACCGGAAAGGGTGGAATTATCGTCATATCGCATATCGGCAATTGGGGTATCGCCGCCCGCATCCTCAGGCGGGGTGGTTTTAAGGTGATGCTCATCATGGGCGAACGGGAGGCCAGGTTGGTTGCCAAAAAACACCGTGAAGAACTTGAAAAAGCTGGCCTGAAAATCCTTGTCTCCCAACCGGGAGATACGGACTCCCTTTTTACGGGTATAGAAGCCTTGAAATTTATCCGTGGGGGGGGGATTCTTTGTATTGCCGGCGATATAGGCTGGACGGACCCGGGCTCTCGCCTTAAGGCTGCCTTCTTTGGCCGCCCCATTTTTTTACCCGCAGGACCCCACACCCTGGCTTTGGTGTCCGGTGCGCCAATATTGACATTATTCACTTTTCGGCTCGGCAGAGGCAAATACAGGTTCCAAATCCTGCCGCCGAGATATGTCAAAGCGGCGTCGAGAGAAAAAAGAAACGACGCCATCAAGGAGTCGGCGCAAATTTACGCTTCAAATCTGCAGGAGGCTGTGGAACAATACCCCTATCAGTGGCATGTATTTGAATCGTTTTTTGAACGCTAAATTGAATGAGGGATAGTCGATGACGCAGAAACGTTTAATGGAAGCCCTGGCTCTGGGCAGTGAAAAGGTTGTGGCTTGGGCGGATATTCTGGACAGAATAAACGTATTTCCCGTCCCGGACGGCGACACGGGCCGCAATTTGGTTATCAGCCTGGCGCCTTTCAAGCAGAAAAACGCCGTTCTGCCAGATCTCACCAGGGCCTTGATGATGAACGCCCGGGGAAATTCCGGCAATATCGTGGCGTGCTTCATGTCCGGTTTTCTTACCAGCCAGGGAATGACCGATCTGGCAATTCCCTGCCGCAAAGGACGCGATCGGGCATACCAAACTGTACCCGATCCCAAACCTGGCACCATCCTTGAGTTTTTTGACGTCCTCGCTGACTCGTTGCAAAAAAATCCCCAGGACCCTGA
This genomic window contains:
- a CDS encoding lysophospholipid acyltransferase family protein, which translates into the protein MWHSVKIVANNLLYWLGRNFGIWVIRLVAWVIAAGYFFFAPQRVRAGLAFYRAAFNDRGRLFHLNCVWRQFHDQAQSYCDEIAFSFGGPLNYTNEGRVHIEEAVRTGKGGIIVISHIGNWGIAARILRRGGFKVMLIMGEREARLVAKKHREELEKAGLKILVSQPGDTDSLFTGIEALKFIRGGGILCIAGDIGWTDPGSRLKAAFFGRPIFLPAGPHTLALVSGAPILTLFTFRLGRGKYRFQILPPRYVKAASREKRNDAIKESAQIYASNLQEAVEQYPYQWHVFESFFER